The following nucleotide sequence is from Pelodiscus sinensis isolate JC-2024 chromosome 8, ASM4963464v1, whole genome shotgun sequence.
AACAGAATGTTTGTGCTAAACAAAATGAGTAAATAAGTCAGTAGCCTAAGAAGACACACTCTCtgagccgtttttccaaaaaaaatgtcaattttgtccacactgcaatcaggttcttttgaaagaaaatcgaaagaacagaggggtttttccagcattggtaatcctctttctacgaggaagaagccttttttccaaaagagctacAGTGAAAACTGTGTAATATAGTTAGGTCAGCCTAACACCCCACCGGTAGACATAGCTAAGTGAATGGATGAATTCTTCCCTCATGCTAGCTATCATCTCTTGAGAAGGTGGATTTACTCCAAATCACCAGATAAATAAAGAGATTTACCCACTagcaccagataaagaaacagctCTCAAGATGGTTAAAAAAAACTTAGACTGACAGCACTTCATCTGGCATGAAATTCCTtctgtatgatctctgtctggtttttcATTGTTTCTGTCTGCTTTAGAATTAATTTTGCTGTGTGTAAATCAGTGAAGGTGGTGGTTACAGCATGTTACAATAGGTTAGTAAaattttagtaaaataattggtaatggtatagctaagcaggactctcACTGTATCAACTGGGGCCCAAGAAGAAGaccagcaaaaggaagaaaggaaaggaaggaacagaaagaagaaggaaagatccggaagaagaactcacctccaacaCAGCCTAAGTCCAGAACTGACAAGAATCCTCTGCACGACTGTGACGGGCGGGGGCTGCACTGGCCTAACAAGggtaacccagccctgggagagggttgAGGCTGTGGAGCCAACAGCTGCGGCATATAGCAGCCAATTGGAGTCCAGAGCAGTGCCGTGAGGGCCAGAAGGGACATGGGGCCTAGACCAGTGTAGGAGACAGGTAACTGAGGGAGAGACACCAGACAGCAGAAGGCAATCTGAGGATGGAGAGCTGATTTCCTgcatgaccagcaggaggtgccatggcAATGAGTGCACAAACCTGTTACAACCACCATGATGTGCAGCAACCAGAATCCAGAGGAGACTGTGTTTGCCTTGCCAACAAGGGACGGTCACCTGCCTTACACAGGCTTGGTGAGCATGGCTCTATTTGGTTGGCAATTGctaataaagggtatgtctacactacaaagttagttcgaactaatggacgttagttcgaactaactttgataggcgctacactagcgctccgtaagttcgaatttaattcgaactagcggagcgcttagttcgaactaggaaaacctcattttacgaggattaagcttagttcaaactagctagttcgaattaaggggtgtgtagacccttaattcgaactagtgggaggctagccctccccaggtttccctggtggccactctggccacaccatctcctcgtggaacgaggtgtaccagtagtttgaattagagagcctaattcgaactacctactccgtgctgcgtgtagccgcgggcacggcgtccgcactaagggggatttaaaaatggcggcgcctggcaagatgcaaatgaagcctgggatatttaaatcccgggcttcattttcaactttgaatgcctacattagccaccctagttcgaactagggtggcagtgtacacatacccttcttctgtgtctagactggcaagtttttccggaaaatcatctgcttttccggaaaaacttgcctgctctctacactggccgcttgaatttccggaaaagcactgatgatctcatgtaaaatcatcagtgcttttccggaaaaactatgctgctcccgttcgggcaaaagggccagtgtagacagcatagtactgttttccgcaaaaaagccccaatcgtgaaaaaggcgatcggggcttttttgcggaaaaccgcgtctagattggccacggacgcttttccacaaaaaatgcttttgcggaaaagcatcctgccaatctagacacgcttttccgaaaatgcttttaacggaaaacttttccgttaaaagcattttcggaaattcatgccagcgtagacgtagccttactgtgtaaggctctttcagggGAAGATCCTGCAAATCTACAGGAAGTTACGCCCTGAATCCTAGGAATGGGGTATTGACATTAATGGGGTTACACGTTGAGCCCTAGGAATGGAGTTAAGGGGGTATTGACATTAACGGGGTTACACGTTGAGCCCTAGGAAGAGAGTAAAGGGGATATTGATAGGGttccaagtgtccggttttgaactggacagtcctgtatttgagctttctgttcgggaaacaaattgaaacaatataaatgtccggtattttctaaataagatgtaatgtagattgtgatgtaatgtcaagtgtgtccagtatttttgttgaaaccatcggGCAACCCTAGGTATTGACATTAACAGGGTTACACCCTGAGTCCTAGGAATGGAGTAAAGGGGGTATTGACATTAATGAGGTTACACCCTGAGCTCTAGGAATCGGGTAAAGGGGGTATTGACATTAAAAGGGTTACACCCTGAGTCCTAGGAATGGAGTAAAGGGGGTATTGACATTAACGGGGTTACACCCTGAGCTCTAGGAATCGGGTAAAGGGGGTATTGACATTAAAAGGGTtacgccctgagccctaggaatgggGATAAGGGGGTATTGACATTAATGGGGTTACACCTTGAGCCCTAGCCGTGGCAGAGACTTTTATGCGGGTAACAAGGGGAAAATGTGCTGCTCTAACACTTGGAGCATAGACATTCTCTTAACACAAGCTTTGCAAGCTTGTCTTGAATTATGACACATCAGCTTACACTGCCATATAGTCAACACGTCAGCACCAGTAAAATGTGTGTACAGTGGCAAAAGTCTCATCAACTGTAGCAGAACCAGGATTTTAGCCAATATGTCCTAATGGCTCAGTAGTATTCCTTCCTTGTAAATGCAGCTTAGTTCCCTCCCATTCCGTTACATTACATAGTTTGTGTCAGGTTTGCTTCTGTGCTCAGATGACAGGTATGGATTTAGAGACTGGGCTCTCTGCTCTCCCTTCTTTCCCTCTTGGTTTCCAGCAGCCTTTATGCAGGCTGTTTTTCTGCTCCTTCCATGCTGGCCTAAAGTGGATTTTGCTTTGTGCTCTGCCTGAGCTCTCAGCCTttgcccagccccctccttcctccagatGCTCCACCCCGCTCACTGCTCAGCTCTGTGTTGGTGTGAATGAATGAGAGAGGGGGTGTGAATAAGTATGACTGTGCTGGGCTCAGCCTGATTTACGGCTCTGCTGAAAACAGCTTTCCCTGCAGcttcagcaacagcagcagcaacaagtgAGGTAAGTGCTGCTCTCTGCACCACAGAGGCggggggagaaagaaaagagGTGGCTTGCTGCAGTCAGGGCATGTGTCTGCCAGTGCAGGAAGGAATGGGGTTTAGGGGTATGAACGAGGGAAATggactcagctcagagccctcggCAAACTGGGTGTAGGAGGCAGCATCAGACACCATGCACACTGCAGGAGATGTGTCTCCTAACACACGCAGCAGAGAGAGGAGAGGCTGCAGCTCTGCCTAGCCTTCCCCAGGCCATACAGAAATAGTGCCCTTGTTTTATTTAATCAATTGCCATTAAAACATCTTTGTGGCTGCTGCATGCATGTTGCCAGCCCTCCTCTTTTGCTCTCCTCTGCATAGAGCTAGCCTCTCCTTGCCCCCGTCTGCCTGAGGTCCTCATCTTGCATCCCTCTGTCACTCTCCTTGAGCATTTCTGTAGGAAAGCCATCATCTGCTCctctctgccaggggcagggcaCCATGTACTTATATGCATACATGTGTACAGGTACAATTTTAGATTTGTTGTGTTGGCAGAAACAGTTAAAGGCTTTTTGCTTACTCAACAAATGCAAAAATCTTGTTATTGGCCTTGATCTGTGAGTATCATTGGGAATAATAATGAATGTATGAAAAAGCATAATAAGCTATTTAGTTTCTCAGCATGCTGCCCTATAGACTACTATTGAACAAATGGCTAGCTTTTCCTACGTATGTAGTCTGACTGCTAAATAAATGCTACAGGGTCAGTTGCTCTCAACTGTTTCAGCTTCCCTAAGGAGAGCTTTGTGGCAGCAAAAAAAAGTGAGAgaatacattgttttattttactgTGTGATGTGCTGCCATTCACAGGAGATGGTTGTACTTGCTTTTCCCAGAACTTGTTTGAAAAATCAGTCTGAAAGTTTTTTCTTACTACTTTTATTAGCAAAATATACAGTACTTCTCTCAGGATGCAataaaagcatcttttgaaacaAACCTGAAAATAAGCTTGTGTTTTCTTTTCCACCAGCATTCAGAGAGTAATGCAACAGGACACTTTTGAAGAAAGCCTACACCCCTGGCAGGAGTCATTTGAAAATGTCAGTATCTGCATGCCATTTCGTTGCCCACGATGTGGTGACCACACTAGATTCAGAAGCCTTTCTTCTCTGCGGGCACATCTGGAGTATGCTCATAGCTATGAAGGAAGAGGTCTTCTGACAAAATGCAATTTATTTTCATCCTTCAAAGGTGCAGATCTGCTCTCTTCCTCAGAGACCACGATTCAAGGAAAAGTGGGAGACCCTAGCAATGCAATAATACAAAAATCATCCTTCATACATTTTTGTGACACGTCTCACGAGAACCCAAAGAACAGCCAATCCCTGGAGGCGGAAGCTGAAAGACCTGTCTCTTTTGTGGCAAATTATAGGTCTGCAGACTTCATAGATGAGCAGATTTCTAAGCCTGGGGTTCCAACAACAGACTCCAAATCCTCTTTTGAGGCACATGTGCGAGAAAAGTTTAACAGGATGGTAGAAGCTGTAGATAAAACAATAGAGAAGAGAATTGACAAGCTTACCAAAGAGCTGGCCCAAAAGACTGCTGAGCTGTTGGAAGTTCGGGCAGCTTTTGTGCAGCTGTCTCAGAAGAAACAGGAAGTTCAGAGACGAGAGAGGGTCTTGAACAGACAGGTGGATGTTGCAGTTGAGATGATTGCTCTGCTGAAGCAACGTCTTACAGAGTCTGAGGAAGAACTTCACAGGaaagaagagtaagtggaagggcAATGGAAGCACAGTGTTGATAGCTTTGCATGTGCTTGTAGAACATATGCAATATTAGAATAGATTTATATATGAAAACATGTTGTGGCCACTATTGCTAACTCAACATGAGAGAATATGGGTGCTGCATGAGATCTATTGTTCTTTTTACTTCTGTACTTTGGGTCAGAGTCACAAAGCCTACTGCACTAGCATTATCAATTGTATTGCATTTGCCACCAAAATCTTACCATGGGTTTCATACAGAAGAAGTGCCTTTCGGTTACGAGAACCCCTATTACACAGTGCAGGGACAGCTTAGGCAGTGCTCCACCAAATTTTACCCTCTGTTATGCCCGTGTAAATCCTTTGACTTCTCTGGAGTCACACGGGCATCACTGAGACGGAACTTTGACTTAAACAAATTAACACATATTCTgcatatcattttttaaaagtgaggtTTAAGAAAGGCCAAATTGCAGTGCCCTTGTCACTCTGAATGGCAGCTTATTCCTAGCAGTCCTATCAAAGTCATTGAGGCTACTTGTAGAGGAAGGTATTTTCAGTGTGAGCAAGGCCATCACATTCTGGCTCTAGCAGATGGCCAACCCCTGCCCTGTGTTATGTGGATGCAGCACAAGAAAGTGGTAAAAGGAGTTTCTTctccccaggggagcagcaggggagggttgTAAGCTAGTGTTCAAGAAGGCATTTCTAAAAAAACCTGGAAACGgttggagggtggaggaggaagaactaGATCTATAACAGCAAAATTATTTATGTCATTGGAACCACAAACATATCCCAGACCCATTTTGACTTGATGCACCTATTAAAAATGTAGCAATGTTTGTTACATTATTTATGGATGAACTACTTATTTCGCATTCTCAGAAGCTCTTTCAGACAGTTTTCCACAACAACTTATTTTTAGTAAAATGCATGTTCTTTAAAATGTGATGCTTCTAAATTGGTTCATTAGGTACCAAAAAGAAATATAAGGCAAACTAGTAGATATGACAGTGATTTTAAACAGCCATacattttccagaataatggatCCAGTCCTGCAACCTTTATTCATGTGAACCAACTCCAAAGGGAGTATGGTCGCAGACTTCATTTTCTGCATAAGTAGCATTACTAACACCAATCAGAGCAGTGGTCAGAGaagtgttcagttctgggccccccactatagaaaggatgtggatgcattggactcatagactttaaggtcagaagggaccattatgatcatctagtctgaccccctgcacaatgcaggccacagaatctcatccacccccttctagaataatcctctcacctatatctcagatattgaagccttcaaatagtttgaagaccccaagatgcagagaatcctccagctgtgatctgtaccccatgctacagaggaaggcaaaaaatctccagggcctctgccagtctaccctggaggaaaattccttctcgaccccaaatatggtgatcagctaaaccctgagcatgtgggcaagactcaccagccagacacccagaaagttctctatagtagctcctatcatccctccattgacctgtttaccactgataatgaatggtcaattagttaccaggatcatgttatctcatcaaaccatccccttcataaacccatcggctgtgtctacattggcacccttttccggaaaagggatgctaatgaggcacTTTGGagttgcaaatgccgcgggggatttaaatatcccccgcagcatttgtatgaatatggctgccgcttttttccggctcggagctttgctggagaaaagcaccagtctagacgggatctttcagaaaataaagccttttccggaagatcccttattcctgattttaagaggaataaggaatcttccggaaaaggctttattttccaaaagatcctgtctagactggcgtttttctccggcaaagccccgacctggaaaaaagtggcagccatgttcatgcaaatgccgcgggggatatttaaatcccccacggcatttgcaattccaaagtgtctcattagctcccttttccggaaaagggtgccaatgtagacacagctagtttaatcttgaagccagatagatcttttgcccccactacttcccttggaaggccgttccagaacctcactcctctaatggttagaaaccttcgtctaatctcaaatctaaacttcctactagccagcttatatccatttggagagggttcagtggagggcaaacaaaatgattagggggctagagcgcatgacctatgaggagagactgagggatttgggtttgtttagtctgcagaagagaagagcgaggggggatttgatagcagccttcaacttcctgaaggaaggttccaaagaggatggagaaaggctgttcacagtagtgagggatggcagaacaaggagcaatggtctcaagttacagtgggagagttctaggttggatattaggaaaaactatttccctaggaggatggtgaagcactggaatgggttccttagggaggtggtggaatctccatccctggaggtttttaagtcttggcttgacaggcccctggctgagttgatttagttgggattggtcttaccttgggtagggggctggacttgatgtcctcctgaggtctcttccagctctatgattctaaaaaaaaaagtgatggtACCCTCCAAAGCTATGCCCAGACATGAAGTCAAAGTAAGATGCATTTAGTAGGTTCTTAAGACTTACTTACTACTAATTTGTAGTAAGAACACACTTCCCCTTTTTTGTGTGACTGCTTTGATCAGCAGTGATACTTTAAATGATGACATGGTTAGGCCTTAGAGTTAGCATCCCACCATGTCCCATGAGAGCAGTTTACACCGCTCAGAAATATGTGCTGGGAGCAGCAGGCCTGGTATACACTTGGATGTTGTGCAAGTATAACGTTTTATGTTAGAGTTTTGGTATTGAATGCTCCCCATCCTACATCAGAGTTTTGCACTTGCTCAACATGGTAttggctgcagagctgggagctCATGATCTGTACTAACTCGGTAgttggctgctgccagagcaggccGGAGCATAAGCAGTGTGGTCACTATGCCATTGAAATCTGACCAGGGATACCTCAGTGAGTGGGATCGCAGCCTGGTGCAGGGGGTTGCAAAGGCACTAGACTTTAGCCTGGCTGCCTCCATCCAGAGACCAACGTAGCCTAGGACAGTTGATGTTGTGACTGGGTGTCTGCCCCTGTACAGCGTAGCACATGGGAATCCACCAAGAACTTGGCTTCTGGCAACCCCAGCTCATGCATTGTTTGAGTATGAGAGAGGGGCAGCTCCGCAGCCTAGGAAGCCTGggggctctgcagcagctgagggGCAAGAGGGAACCTGAAATAGAACACTCCCCCAGCAGTATCTGAATTGGTGCCACTGCGTTAATGGCATAGTCATGACAGTGTAGCATCCTGGTACTGGTATAAGTGCCTCTAAACGAAGGGGGTTGGACTGGTTTGACTACACTGATACAGTTAAAGTGGCACTACTTATGTGGGGGGATAGGAGCCCTAAGGCAGACATACTGCATCAATAACACACTTCACATTGGGAAAGTCAAAAGGGCCAGAAATGACTCTTTCTATTTTGCAAAAGAAAGTTTAGTACTATCAAACTTTAAATACAGTCACCAAAGAGAACTTGAGGTCACCGAGCCACCTCAATGTTACCCAAGACTGAGACTACACAGATGAGTAAAGGCTGTTAGTGGAGCACTTGAGCAGATTTCTGAGTTAATTAGAAAATGTGGGCAGAAAGGAGATAATATTTGATGACGGAGAGTGAGAGTCAGCATGACTACCATGGGCTTCAGAATACCACGGAAACTTGCAAAAAGGGGCTACATGTTAAGCTGTAAATTAGATCACAAACTAAGAGCAATTATGATTTCAAGAGGGCACCTCAAGGCTTGTTTCTGGAAAATAAGGGGATTTATAGGTATGGTGAAAACAAGCCAAGCAGAAGGGGTTTGATTGTAATAAATGTAAAGAGAATAAGTGTAAGACCAGGACACATTTGTGTATTCCTAAATTTTAGTATGTGAGAAGCATTTGAAATATTAGAGAATTGGGCTTACGTAGTTCTCTCTGCCTGGATCATTTTTTATGACTAAGGACAATCAGTAATCAGCAGGAATTCtctttttacagaaaaaaatgctgGAATTTCTATTGgcaatttctttttgttttatcttCTAATTAGTTTTGCTCTGATACTAAAGCCagagaacatagaatcatagaatcatagaactggaagagacctcagaaggtcatcaagtccagcgccctgctctaggcaggaccaattccaactaaatcaacccggccagggctttgtcaagccgagacttaaacacctctagggatggagactccactacttccctaggtaacccattccagtgcttcaccaccctcgtagtgaaatagtttttcctaatatccaacctggacttctcccacaacaacttgagaccattgctccttgttctgccatctgtcactactgagaacagcctctctccatcctctttggaacctcccttcaggaagttgaaggctgctatcaaatcccccctcactcttcgcttctgcagactaaacagacccaagtccctcagcctctcctcataagtcatatgctccagccccgtaatcattttggttgccctccgctggaccctctccaatgcgtccacatcctttttgtagtggggggccagaactggacacaatactccagatgcggcctcaccaaagctgaataaaggggaatgatgacatctctggatctgctggcaatgctcctcttaatgcaacctaatatgccattagccttcttggctacaagggcacactgttgactcatatctagcttctcatccactgtaacccccaggtccttttctgcagaactactacttaaccggttggtccccagcttgtaactatgcttgagattcttctgtcccaagtgcaggactctacacttgtccttgttgaacctcatcatatttcttgtggcccaattctccaatttgtctaagtcattctgtaccctatctctgcccttaagcgtatttacctctccccccagcttagtgtcatccgcaaacatgctgagggtgcaatccatcccctcatccagatcattaataaagatattgaacaaaaccggtcctagaaccgaaccttggggtactccgctagaaactgaccgccatcctgacatcgagccgttgatcactacccgctgggcccggccttctagccatctttctatccatcttaccgtccatttatccaatccacaatcccttaacttgctggcaagaatattgtgggagaccgtatcaaaagccttgctaaagtcaaggtatataacatccactgacttccccatgtccactgagccagttacctcatcatagaagctaatcagattggtcaggcacgacttgccctttgtgaatccatgctgactattcctaatcactttcctctcatccaagtgcctcaatatggattccttaaggatcccttccatgatttttccaggaaccgaggtaagactgactggcctatagttccctggatcatccttcttcccttttttgaagatgggcactacatttgcctttttccagtcatctgggatttctcctgatctccacgacttttcaaaggtaatagccaaaggctccacaatgacatttgccaactccctcaataccctcggatgcactaagtctggaaccatggatttatgtacgtttagcttttctaaatagttcctaacctgttctttacctaccacgggctgtccatcttcatcccatcttgtgtcacttggtgcagaagtccaggagccgaccttgtccatgaatacagagacaaagaaagcattgagtacttcagctttccccacaccatctgtcactaggttacctccttcttcgattaggggccgcacaccctctctgatcaccttcttcttgttaacatgcctgtagaaacctttcttgttatcctttacatccttagccagtcgcaattccatttgcgctttcgccttcctgataaccccctggcattctcgagctatacctttaaactcctccctggtcatttgtccaagtttccactctttgtaagcttcctttttgtgcttaagttcaccaaggatttcccctgtaagccagtcctgtctcctaccatgtttgcctctcttgctacgcatcgggatggtttctttctgtgccttcaataaggcttctttaaaatactgccagctgtcctggactcctttccccttcatgttaacaacccaggggattctgcccatcagatctcggagggagtcaaaa
It contains:
- the ZNF365 gene encoding LOW QUALITY PROTEIN: protein ZNF365 (The sequence of the model RefSeq protein was modified relative to this genomic sequence to represent the inferred CDS: inserted 1 base in 1 codon) — protein: MQQDTFEESLHPWQESFENVSICMPFRCPRCGDHTRFRSLSSLRAHLEYAHSYEGRGLLTKCNLFSSFKGADLLSSSETTIQGKVGDPSNAIIQKSSFIHFCDTSHENPKNSQSLEAEAERPVSFVANYRSADFIDEQISKPGVPTTDSKSSFEAHVREKFNRMVEAVDKTIEKRIDKLTKELAQKTAELLEVRAAFVQLSQKKQEVQRRERVLNRQVDVAVEMIALLKQRLTESEEELHRKEEEVVICNHFLEEAAEKEVHGKARLQNFIENLLQRVDLAERQLEYYQHQQIMCNYNDVSEHMFSDISSNKKPRCLSGGSQHASYNIPNAKPPPLQKGRMFLKKAKDDKNSIQPVIFFYEPVNYXTEQWRPQKKGELVSSKFKQGKKRQIAKVTDYIILYSSIQELLAQGFNKIISVS